Proteins from a single region of Candidatus Delongbacteria bacterium:
- a CDS encoding 4Fe-4S dicluster domain-containing protein: protein MDLSLIQRAGCVGMGGAGFPTHVKLAARVDTLLINAAECEPLLRKDNVVMQHFAEGVAQGIRAAAEFTGAGRVIVGIKGKNTASIAAMRATSLGPAGSGLYEVGILGDFYPAGDEVTLVYELTGRVVPPAGLPLDVGVVVLNNETALTLHEALQGKPVTHSFLTVSGAVRQPMTVRAPLGTPFRDLVEAAGGTKLKDWVILDGGPMMGRIVEDPATPVVKTSSGVIVLPRDHPYVTQELRSREAKHRIGKSVCDQCSLCTQLCPRYLLGHPLEPHQAMRQQFVTEYPAHSRWGQICCECGLCTLFACPEGLFPREACQDSKRSLAALGERYNGPKVVTPHPMYEHRRIPTKKLLARLGLSRFEHDAPWTVWPGTSTPLRLRLQQHIGAPALPLVREGEPVQAGQVVAAPPEGKLGVPVHSPRAGQAVSVTQAEIVIQ from the coding sequence ATGGACCTCTCTCTCATACAACGCGCCGGCTGCGTGGGCATGGGCGGCGCGGGCTTCCCCACCCACGTCAAGCTGGCCGCCCGGGTGGACACGCTGCTCATCAACGCCGCCGAGTGCGAGCCCCTGCTGCGCAAGGACAACGTGGTGATGCAGCACTTCGCCGAGGGCGTGGCCCAGGGCATCCGGGCCGCCGCGGAATTCACCGGCGCCGGCCGCGTGATCGTCGGCATCAAGGGCAAGAACACGGCCTCCATCGCGGCCATGCGCGCCACCAGCCTGGGTCCGGCGGGCAGCGGGCTCTACGAGGTGGGCATCCTGGGGGACTTCTATCCCGCCGGGGACGAGGTCACGCTGGTCTACGAACTCACCGGCCGCGTGGTGCCGCCCGCCGGGCTGCCCCTGGACGTGGGCGTGGTGGTGCTGAACAACGAGACCGCCCTCACCCTGCACGAGGCCCTGCAGGGCAAACCCGTGACCCACTCCTTCCTCACGGTCTCTGGCGCGGTGCGCCAGCCCATGACCGTACGCGCCCCGCTGGGCACGCCCTTCCGCGACCTGGTGGAGGCTGCCGGCGGCACGAAGCTCAAGGACTGGGTGATCCTCGACGGCGGGCCGATGATGGGCCGCATCGTGGAAGATCCGGCCACGCCCGTGGTCAAGACCAGTTCGGGCGTCATCGTGCTGCCCCGCGACCACCCCTACGTGACACAAGAGCTGCGCAGCCGCGAGGCCAAGCACCGCATCGGCAAATCCGTCTGCGACCAGTGCAGCCTCTGCACGCAGCTCTGCCCGCGCTACCTGCTGGGGCATCCGCTGGAGCCGCACCAGGCCATGCGCCAGCAATTCGTCACCGAGTACCCGGCCCACAGCCGCTGGGGCCAGATCTGCTGCGAATGCGGACTCTGCACGCTCTTCGCCTGCCCGGAGGGCCTCTTCCCCCGCGAGGCCTGCCAGGACAGCAAGCGCAGCCTGGCCGCCCTGGGCGAGCGCTACAACGGGCCGAAAGTGGTCACCCCGCACCCCATGTACGAGCACCGCCGCATCCCCACCAAGAAGCTGCTGGCACGCCTCGGCTTGTCGCGCTTCGAGCACGACGCGCCCTGGACGGTCTGGCCAGGCACGTCCACGCCGCTGCGGCTCCGGCTGCAGCAGCACATCGGCGCGCCGGCCCTGCCGCTGGTGCGCGAGGGCGAGCCCGTCCAGGCCGGGCAGGTCGTGGCCGCGCCACCGGAGGGCAAACTGGGCGTCCCCGTCCACAGCCCGCGCGCCGGCCAGGCGGTCAGCGTCACCCAAGCGGAGATCGTGATCCAATGA
- the hypF gene encoding carbamoyltransferase HypF, with protein sequence MDPAGHPPARWRLTVRGLVQGVGFRPFVARLAARHGLAGTVDNGPEGVGIVLEGPVAALTAFEQELRPLAPPLAVISTLSREQEEAAGLQGFRILPSRHGGTGPTALIPPDVATCPACLAELRDPADRRHDYPFLNCTNCGPRYTLVESLPYDRPGTSMRDFDLCSDCRREYEEPTDRRFHAQPTACPACGPRLRLLEADGREWPGEDPLGEALARLGQGAILALKGVGGFQLACDARSETVVERLRQRKNRPHKPLAVMVRNLVCAAELALLTERERELLASWRSPILLCQPRHPSPLAAGVRAGSAWLGLFLPYSPLHHLLLAGPHDALVMTSGNRAGEALAHGNAEAVDRLAGVADVFLVHDREIVAPLDDSVARVMRGRPVLLRRGRGWVPQPVLLARPGPSVLALGADLKGAGCVTRGDQAFPGACLGDLAQPENLRALEDSVRHLLRLLDARPALVAHDLHPDYHSTRLAQRLAAELGVPLLAVQHHHAHALSVLAEQGRPEPPALAVCLDGTGYGPDGTVWGGEFLLVEGLRWRRLAHLRPLPLPGGDRAAREPWRMGLAALTAVLGSSEATALAPWRGLPCFQAARPALLKGVLVELAQPADLPQCSSAGRLLDAAAALLGLCQHMSFEGQAAARLEDAATGASGDGGYPFRWEAGLAGESPTEQAGVLDTRPLLAALLADVSQGVSATCCAARLHVGLAELIRQVARAARDRHGLETVLLSGGVFQSRLLTELSAARLEADGFRVLGQAQVSPNDEGIALGQAWAGLLSLGA encoded by the coding sequence ATGGACCCGGCCGGCCATCCGCCCGCGCGCTGGCGGCTCACCGTGCGCGGCCTGGTGCAGGGAGTGGGCTTCCGGCCCTTCGTGGCGCGGCTCGCCGCCCGGCACGGCCTGGCCGGCACGGTGGACAACGGCCCCGAGGGCGTCGGCATCGTGCTGGAGGGGCCGGTCGCGGCACTGACCGCCTTCGAGCAGGAACTGCGCCCGCTGGCTCCGCCCCTGGCCGTGATCTCCACCCTCAGCCGGGAGCAGGAGGAAGCTGCCGGGCTGCAGGGCTTCCGCATCCTGCCCTCCCGGCACGGCGGCACCGGTCCGACGGCGCTGATCCCACCCGACGTGGCTACCTGCCCGGCCTGTCTGGCCGAGCTGCGCGACCCCGCCGACCGCCGCCACGACTACCCCTTCCTCAATTGCACGAACTGCGGCCCGCGCTACACGCTGGTGGAATCCCTGCCCTACGACCGGCCGGGGACCAGCATGCGCGACTTCGATCTGTGCTCGGATTGCCGCCGGGAGTACGAGGAGCCCACCGACCGCCGCTTCCACGCGCAGCCCACCGCCTGCCCGGCCTGCGGACCTCGCCTGCGCCTGCTGGAGGCCGACGGCCGCGAGTGGCCCGGGGAAGACCCGCTGGGCGAAGCCCTGGCGCGCCTGGGCCAGGGCGCCATCCTGGCGCTCAAGGGGGTGGGCGGCTTCCAGTTGGCCTGCGATGCCCGCTCCGAGACCGTCGTGGAGCGCCTGCGCCAGCGCAAAAACCGGCCCCACAAACCCCTGGCCGTGATGGTCCGCAACCTGGTCTGTGCCGCGGAGCTGGCCCTGCTGACAGAGCGCGAGCGCGAGCTGCTGGCCTCCTGGCGCAGCCCCATCCTGCTCTGCCAGCCGCGCCACCCCTCGCCGCTGGCGGCCGGCGTGCGGGCCGGCAGCGCCTGGCTGGGCCTCTTCCTGCCCTACAGTCCCCTTCACCACCTGCTGCTGGCGGGTCCGCATGACGCGCTGGTGATGACCAGCGGCAACCGCGCGGGGGAGGCCCTGGCCCACGGGAACGCCGAGGCCGTGGACCGTCTGGCGGGGGTGGCCGACGTCTTCCTGGTCCACGACCGGGAGATCGTGGCCCCGCTGGATGACTCCGTCGCCCGGGTAATGCGGGGCCGGCCCGTGCTGCTCCGGCGGGGTCGCGGCTGGGTGCCGCAGCCCGTGCTGCTGGCCCGCCCGGGTCCGTCGGTGCTGGCGCTGGGCGCGGACTTGAAGGGCGCCGGCTGTGTCACGCGCGGCGACCAGGCCTTTCCCGGCGCTTGCCTGGGCGATCTGGCCCAACCGGAGAACCTCCGCGCCCTGGAGGATTCCGTCCGCCACCTGCTGCGCCTACTGGACGCGCGGCCGGCCCTGGTGGCCCACGACCTGCATCCGGACTACCACAGCACGCGGCTGGCCCAGCGGCTGGCCGCGGAGCTGGGGGTCCCGCTACTGGCCGTGCAACACCACCACGCTCACGCGCTCTCCGTGCTGGCCGAGCAGGGCCGGCCGGAGCCGCCGGCGCTGGCGGTCTGTCTGGACGGCACAGGCTATGGGCCGGACGGCACGGTCTGGGGGGGCGAGTTCCTGCTGGTGGAGGGACTGCGCTGGCGGCGGCTGGCTCACCTGCGCCCCCTGCCCCTGCCCGGCGGGGACCGGGCTGCGCGCGAGCCCTGGCGCATGGGTCTGGCCGCCCTGACGGCCGTGCTGGGGAGCTCGGAGGCCACGGCGCTGGCCCCCTGGCGCGGACTACCCTGCTTCCAGGCCGCCCGGCCCGCGCTGCTCAAGGGCGTGCTGGTGGAACTGGCCCAACCGGCGGATCTCCCGCAGTGCAGCAGCGCCGGACGCCTGCTGGACGCCGCCGCCGCCCTGCTGGGTCTCTGCCAGCACATGAGTTTCGAGGGTCAGGCCGCCGCCCGGCTTGAAGATGCCGCCACGGGCGCGTCGGGTGACGGGGGCTATCCCTTCCGCTGGGAAGCGGGTCTGGCCGGGGAATCCCCGACGGAGCAGGCGGGCGTGCTGGATACCCGCCCGCTGTTGGCCGCGCTGCTGGCCGACGTATCACAGGGAGTTTCGGCAACCTGCTGCGCGGCGCGCCTGCACGTCGGGCTGGCGGAGCTGATCCGCCAGGTTGCGCGGGCGGCCCGGGACCGGCACGGCCTGGAGACGGTGCTGCTGTCAGGGGGGGTCTTCCAGAGCCGCCTGCTGACGGAATTGAGCGCCGCGCGGCTGGAAGCGGACGGCTTCCGTGTCCTCGGACAGGCCCAGGTCTCCCCCAACGACGAAGGCATCGCGTTGGGACAGGCCTGGGCCGGTCTGCTCAGTCTGGGCGCCTGA
- the hypE gene encoding hydrogenase expression/formation protein HypE: MSESECVTLGHGAGGRLTRRLVEEILLPAYGNPWLAPLGDSALLEPVGRLAFTSDGYVVTPRFFPGGDIGSLAVNGTVNDLAVAGATPLYLSLALILEEGLPLDELRRVAASVGVAARRAGVTVVTGDTKVVEHGQGDGLYLVSSGIGRLRPNHPRADRGPAAGDAILVSGPVGDHGAVILSLRRGIELESPLHSDCAPVTPLVDALFAAGVAPLFLRDPTRGGLGGVLSDLAGEEQARPAYGVEVEEARIPLHAATAAICEITGVDPLLLACEGRVVVVVEAADIPRALAAWRALPAGAGAECVGRLTTEHPGQVVLRNALGGRRALLRPSADPLPRIC, encoded by the coding sequence ATGTCGGAGAGTGAGTGTGTCACGCTGGGCCACGGCGCCGGCGGTCGGCTGACCCGGCGGCTGGTGGAGGAGATCCTGCTGCCGGCCTACGGCAATCCCTGGCTGGCCCCGCTGGGGGACTCGGCCCTGCTCGAGCCGGTCGGCCGGCTGGCCTTCACCAGCGACGGCTACGTGGTCACGCCGCGCTTCTTCCCAGGCGGGGACATCGGCAGCCTGGCAGTCAACGGCACGGTCAACGATCTGGCCGTGGCCGGCGCCACGCCGCTCTACCTCAGCCTGGCCTTGATCCTCGAGGAGGGCCTGCCCCTGGACGAGCTGCGCCGGGTCGCGGCGTCCGTGGGCGTGGCCGCGCGACGGGCGGGCGTGACCGTGGTCACCGGTGACACAAAGGTGGTGGAGCACGGCCAGGGCGACGGACTCTATCTGGTGAGCAGCGGCATCGGCCGGCTGCGTCCGAACCATCCGCGGGCCGATCGCGGTCCCGCAGCCGGAGACGCCATTCTGGTGAGCGGGCCGGTGGGCGACCACGGCGCCGTGATCCTCTCCCTAAGGCGCGGGATTGAGTTGGAGAGTCCCCTGCACAGCGATTGCGCGCCCGTCACGCCGCTGGTGGACGCCCTGTTCGCCGCCGGCGTGGCGCCGCTCTTCCTGCGGGACCCCACCCGGGGCGGCCTGGGAGGCGTGCTCAGCGACCTGGCGGGTGAGGAACAGGCCCGGCCGGCCTATGGCGTGGAGGTGGAGGAGGCGCGGATCCCGTTGCACGCCGCCACTGCGGCCATCTGCGAGATCACGGGGGTGGACCCGCTGCTGCTGGCCTGCGAGGGCCGAGTGGTGGTCGTGGTGGAGGCCGCCGACATCCCGCGGGCCCTGGCGGCCTGGCGCGCCCTGCCGGCGGGGGCCGGCGCGGAATGCGTCGGCCGGCTGACGACGGAGCATCCCGGCCAGGTGGTGCTGCGCAACGCGCTGGGCGGACGGCGCGCCCTGCTGCGGCCCAGCGCCGATCCGCTGCCGCGGATCTGCTGA
- the hypD gene encoding hydrogenase formation protein HypD, whose amino-acid sequence MSAPAGPFRDPHAVQTVLRALHALPAPPRQLSFMHVCGTHEQALGRWGLRRLLPDWLRLVAGPGCPVCVCPALEIAAAARLCLEGGAWLASFGDMLRVPGAGTLEEARARGGRVQTVLGVSQALELARREPATPVVFFAVGFETTACTTAAALLDSPPDNFSVLCAQRLIPPALGALRARPELNVDGFLLPGHVLAVTGWEDYETCLAGLPAAVAGFEPLDLLLGLHSLALQALERAPRLDNLYPRAVRRVGNPRARAALTRVFQPVDADWRGLGPIPVSGLELRAEFAAWNARERFRPLLENLAGRFPSLDAELPGCRCAEVMVGACDPPDCPLFGGACTPDAPRGACMMGSEGACRVRHTWREV is encoded by the coding sequence ATGAGCGCGCCCGCCGGGCCCTTTCGTGATCCACACGCCGTCCAGACCGTCCTGCGGGCGCTGCACGCGCTGCCCGCCCCCCCGCGCCAGCTGAGTTTCATGCACGTCTGCGGCACCCACGAGCAAGCGCTGGGCCGTTGGGGTCTGCGCCGCCTGCTGCCGGACTGGCTGCGGCTGGTGGCCGGTCCCGGCTGTCCGGTCTGCGTCTGTCCCGCGCTGGAGATCGCCGCCGCGGCCCGGCTCTGCCTGGAGGGGGGCGCCTGGCTGGCCAGTTTCGGCGACATGCTGCGCGTCCCGGGCGCGGGCACGCTGGAAGAGGCCCGGGCGCGGGGTGGCCGCGTCCAGACCGTGCTGGGCGTGAGTCAGGCCCTGGAGCTGGCGCGCCGGGAGCCCGCCACGCCCGTGGTCTTTTTCGCCGTGGGCTTCGAGACCACCGCCTGCACCACGGCCGCCGCGCTGCTGGACTCGCCTCCGGACAATTTCAGCGTGCTCTGCGCCCAGCGCCTGATTCCGCCCGCGCTCGGCGCCCTGCGCGCCCGGCCGGAGCTCAATGTGGACGGTTTCCTGCTCCCGGGCCACGTGTTGGCCGTGACGGGCTGGGAGGACTACGAAACCTGCCTGGCCGGCCTGCCCGCCGCCGTGGCGGGCTTCGAACCCCTGGACCTGCTGCTGGGCCTGCACAGCCTGGCGCTCCAGGCGCTGGAGCGGGCTCCCCGGCTGGACAACCTCTACCCGCGGGCCGTGCGACGCGTGGGAAATCCTCGGGCCCGGGCCGCCCTGACGCGGGTCTTCCAGCCGGTGGACGCGGACTGGCGCGGACTGGGCCCGATCCCCGTCTCGGGGCTGGAGCTGCGCGCCGAGTTCGCCGCCTGGAACGCGCGCGAACGCTTCCGGCCCCTGCTGGAGAATCTGGCCGGGCGCTTCCCCAGCCTGGACGCGGAGCTGCCCGGCTGTCGCTGCGCTGAGGTGATGGTGGGCGCCTGCGACCCGCCGGACTGTCCGCTCTTCGGCGGGGCGTGCACGCCTGACGCTCCGCGCGGCGCCTGCATGATGGGTTCCGAGGGCGCCTGCCGCGTCCGTCACACCTGGCGCGAGGTCTGA
- a CDS encoding HypC/HybG/HupF family hydrogenase formation chaperone, which translates to MCLAVPMRLERCNGLLGIAALNGVTRELRLDLVEAREGDWVLVHAGYAIQVLDEAAAAETWALLRELESGAGQPDPAAP; encoded by the coding sequence ATGTGCCTCGCCGTGCCCATGCGGCTGGAACGCTGCAACGGACTGCTGGGGATCGCCGCGCTGAACGGCGTGACCCGCGAGCTGCGACTGGACCTGGTGGAGGCCCGGGAGGGCGACTGGGTGCTGGTGCACGCGGGCTACGCCATCCAGGTGCTGGACGAGGCCGCCGCCGCGGAGACCTGGGCCCTGCTGCGTGAACTGGAATCCGGCGCCGGACAGCCCGACCCAGCCGCCCCATGA
- the hypB gene encoding hydrogenase nickel incorporation protein HypB, with translation MHLVHVEHKLREHVDEAGGRNREEFRAARLHVINLMSAPGAGKTSLLERTLERAAGRWRLAVIEGDIQGDADADRLARFGVPVRQIHTHGACHLDPDQVAVAATTLNLAELDILFIENVGNLVCPAEFDLGEEDRVMLLSVPEGHDKPAKYPLMFSTADLLLLNKWDLLPMTDFDPAEARRAAMALNPGLETLEISCRDGRGLDDWLDWLERRHRHSLEHWNGHAHSHAEL, from the coding sequence ATGCACCTGGTGCACGTGGAACACAAGCTGCGCGAGCACGTGGACGAGGCCGGCGGCCGCAACCGGGAGGAATTCCGGGCCGCGCGCCTGCACGTCATCAACCTGATGAGCGCGCCGGGGGCGGGCAAGACCAGCCTGCTCGAACGCACGCTGGAGCGCGCCGCTGGTCGCTGGCGCCTGGCCGTGATCGAGGGGGATATCCAGGGCGACGCCGATGCCGACCGGCTGGCCCGGTTCGGCGTGCCCGTGCGCCAGATCCACACCCACGGCGCCTGCCACCTGGATCCCGACCAGGTGGCCGTGGCGGCCACCACCTTGAACCTGGCGGAGCTCGACATCCTGTTCATCGAGAACGTGGGCAATCTGGTCTGCCCCGCCGAGTTCGACCTGGGAGAGGAGGATCGCGTGATGCTGCTCTCCGTGCCCGAGGGCCACGACAAACCGGCCAAGTACCCGCTGATGTTCTCCACCGCCGATCTGCTGCTGCTCAACAAGTGGGACCTGCTTCCCATGACGGACTTCGATCCCGCCGAGGCCCGCCGGGCGGCCATGGCCCTCAACCCGGGCCTGGAGACGCTGGAGATCAGCTGCCGGGACGGCCGGGGGCTGGACGACTGGCTGGACTGGCTGGAGCGGCGCCATCGGCACAGCCTCGAACACTGGAACGGCCACGCCCATTCCCACGCGGAGCTGTAG
- a CDS encoding hydrogenase maturation nickel metallochaperone HypA: MHELAVAAEVLELAQRVLDREGARHVRVIRLRVGVASCLAPDSLAFGFEALAAGTAAAGCRLEFQRPPAPVRCPACGWNGELESLDELACAICGQGPLTLLGGRDLRVVSMDVE, translated from the coding sequence ATGCATGAGCTGGCCGTGGCGGCGGAAGTGCTGGAGCTGGCCCAGCGCGTGCTGGACCGTGAAGGCGCTCGGCACGTGCGGGTGATCCGCCTGCGCGTGGGTGTGGCCAGCTGCCTGGCGCCGGACTCGCTGGCTTTCGGCTTCGAGGCCCTGGCGGCGGGAACGGCGGCCGCGGGCTGCCGGTTGGAGTTCCAGCGTCCGCCCGCGCCGGTGCGCTGCCCGGCTTGCGGCTGGAACGGTGAACTGGAGAGCCTGGACGAGCTGGCCTGCGCGATCTGCGGACAGGGCCCGCTGACGCTGCTGGGCGGCCGCGACCTGCGGGTCGTCTCAATGGATGTGGAGTAG
- a CDS encoding hydrogenase maturation protease, translating to MKTLLLGLGNPFVRDDAVGIRLARAARRELGDRPELDWRPECSTGGLDLLPLLEGYDRLLVFDAIRTRGGRPGDWYRFTARELRETRHLDSVHDVNFATALELGRRLGMVLPPDGEIHILAVEILANDEFGQEFSPLLEQAWPGLQREVLAEVRRLLEAETDPADCPAAQRSESGHA from the coding sequence GTGAAGACCCTGCTGCTGGGCCTGGGCAATCCCTTCGTGCGCGACGACGCCGTGGGCATCCGGCTGGCCCGGGCGGCCCGCCGCGAGCTGGGCGACCGGCCGGAGCTGGACTGGCGGCCCGAATGCTCCACCGGGGGCCTGGATCTGCTACCACTGCTGGAGGGCTACGACCGCCTGCTGGTCTTCGACGCCATCCGCACCCGGGGCGGCCGGCCCGGCGACTGGTACCGCTTCACGGCCCGGGAGCTGCGGGAAACCCGCCATCTGGACAGCGTGCACGACGTCAACTTCGCCACGGCCCTGGAACTGGGACGCCGGCTGGGCATGGTCCTCCCGCCCGACGGGGAGATCCACATCCTGGCCGTGGAAATTCTGGCCAACGACGAGTTCGGTCAGGAATTCTCGCCACTCCTGGAACAGGCCTGGCCCGGGCTGCAGCGCGAGGTGCTGGCGGAGGTCCGCCGTCTGCTGGAGGCGGAGACAGATCCGGCCGACTGCCCGGCAGCCCAGCGGTCAGAGTCCGGCCATGCATGA
- a CDS encoding Ni/Fe hydrogenase subunit alpha: MPRTITIDPITRLEGHGKVAIFLDDEGRVRDSYFQIPELRGFERFVVGRPIEELPRIVTRICGVCPASHHMASAKAVDGCFGGEIAPLAHKLRDMYYHAHFMHSHIAHFYALAAPDFVCGPDSDPATRNILGVVAKVGLEIGGAVIKARAMAQRIQTILGGRSTHLVWCLPGGVSKGLSAPELEEIRPLVRELREFAAFSLQLFRDVVLGNPAYVDLILNGPYNLRVQQMGLVDEHDAVTFYQGHVRVVDCEGAEICRYAPEDYARHVAEHVESWSYLKFPYLKQRGWQGFVEGVDSSIYCATPLSRLNVAERMATPGAQEAYEEMFSVLGAKPCLALMAQHWARLVEMVQNAEMLQRHCDDPEITSPEFRVIPQRITGEGVGIVEAMRGTLTHHYTCDEQGICTSANLIVGTTNNNAAIQMTVKKAAEAFIQPGQEPTQGILNRLEMGFRAFDPCYSCATHTLPGQMPLEVTVWQGGSVLREFRRNVD, translated from the coding sequence ATGCCTAGGACCATCACCATCGATCCCATCACGCGCCTGGAAGGCCACGGCAAGGTGGCCATCTTCCTCGACGACGAGGGCCGGGTGCGCGACAGCTACTTCCAGATCCCCGAGTTGCGCGGCTTCGAGCGCTTCGTGGTGGGCCGGCCCATCGAGGAGCTGCCGCGCATCGTCACCCGGATCTGCGGCGTCTGCCCGGCCAGCCACCACATGGCCAGCGCCAAGGCCGTGGACGGCTGCTTCGGCGGGGAGATCGCCCCGCTGGCCCACAAGCTCCGCGACATGTACTACCACGCCCACTTCATGCACAGCCACATCGCCCACTTCTACGCCCTGGCGGCGCCGGACTTCGTCTGCGGGCCGGACAGCGACCCGGCCACGCGCAACATCCTGGGCGTGGTGGCGAAAGTGGGGCTGGAGATCGGCGGAGCGGTGATCAAAGCCCGGGCCATGGCCCAGCGCATCCAGACCATCCTGGGCGGCCGCTCCACGCATCTGGTCTGGTGTCTGCCTGGCGGCGTCTCCAAGGGCCTGAGCGCGCCTGAACTGGAGGAAATCCGGCCGCTGGTGCGCGAGCTGCGCGAGTTCGCGGCGTTCTCCCTGCAGCTCTTCCGCGACGTGGTGCTGGGCAACCCGGCCTACGTCGACTTGATCCTCAACGGCCCCTACAACCTGCGCGTGCAGCAGATGGGACTGGTGGACGAGCACGACGCCGTCACTTTCTACCAGGGCCACGTGCGGGTGGTGGACTGCGAAGGCGCGGAGATCTGCCGCTACGCGCCGGAGGACTACGCCCGGCACGTGGCCGAGCACGTGGAGTCCTGGAGCTACCTCAAGTTCCCCTACCTCAAACAGCGCGGCTGGCAGGGTTTCGTGGAGGGCGTGGACAGCAGCATCTACTGCGCCACCCCCCTCTCACGCCTCAACGTGGCCGAACGCATGGCCACGCCCGGCGCGCAGGAGGCCTACGAGGAGATGTTCTCCGTGCTGGGCGCCAAGCCCTGTCTGGCGCTGATGGCCCAGCACTGGGCGCGGCTGGTGGAGATGGTCCAGAACGCCGAGATGCTCCAGCGCCACTGCGACGACCCGGAGATCACCAGCCCGGAGTTCCGCGTGATCCCGCAGCGGATCACGGGCGAGGGCGTGGGCATCGTGGAGGCCATGCGGGGCACGCTGACCCACCACTACACGTGCGACGAGCAGGGCATCTGCACCTCGGCCAACCTGATCGTCGGCACCACCAACAACAACGCGGCGATCCAGATGACCGTGAAGAAGGCCGCCGAGGCCTTCATCCAGCCCGGCCAGGAGCCGACCCAGGGGATCCTCAACCGGCTGGAGATGGGCTTCCGGGCCTTCGACCCGTGTTACAGCTGCGCCACGCACACCCTGCCCGGCCAGATGCCGCTGGAGGTGACGGTCTGGCAGGGCGGCAGCGTGCTGCGGGAGTTCCGTCGCAACGTGGACTGA
- a CDS encoding oxidoreductase: MAERKLQIAIYWGAGCGGCDVAILDTNEFILDVAALADIRLWPIATDGKYADIEALADGELDLTLFNGAVRNSENEHVARLLRAKSQLMVAFGSCAHLGGIPGLANLSSKREIFERAYLDNPSIEAGSTAQPQPRSQVAAGELEIPVFYQRVYRLADIVEVDYTVPGCPPAPDQIKAVLLAVAQGALPPRGAVVGASERCVCDDCPRVKKEKKVRAFHRPWQILQDQELCLLEQGILCAGSATRSGCGVRCPNSGMPCRGCYGPAPNVSDQGAKLVSALASIIDSRDPEEIERILDGVPDIMGYAYRFGLPGSTLQRSHAHA, translated from the coding sequence ATGGCGGAGCGGAAACTGCAGATCGCCATCTACTGGGGCGCGGGTTGCGGCGGCTGTGACGTGGCCATCCTGGACACGAACGAGTTCATCCTCGACGTGGCGGCCCTGGCGGATATCCGGCTCTGGCCCATCGCCACGGACGGCAAGTACGCCGACATCGAGGCCCTGGCGGACGGCGAGCTGGATCTCACGCTGTTCAACGGCGCCGTGCGCAACAGCGAGAACGAGCACGTGGCCCGCCTGCTGCGCGCCAAGAGCCAGCTCATGGTGGCCTTCGGCTCCTGCGCGCACCTGGGCGGCATCCCGGGCCTGGCCAACCTCTCCAGCAAGCGCGAGATCTTCGAGCGCGCCTACCTGGACAACCCGAGCATCGAGGCGGGCAGCACGGCCCAACCCCAACCCCGCAGCCAGGTGGCGGCCGGCGAGCTGGAGATCCCCGTTTTCTACCAGCGGGTCTATCGCCTCGCCGACATCGTCGAGGTGGACTACACCGTGCCCGGCTGCCCGCCTGCGCCGGACCAGATCAAGGCCGTCCTGCTGGCCGTGGCCCAGGGCGCGCTGCCGCCGCGCGGCGCCGTGGTGGGGGCCAGCGAGCGCTGCGTCTGCGATGACTGTCCGCGGGTGAAGAAGGAGAAGAAAGTGCGGGCCTTCCACCGGCCCTGGCAGATCCTCCAGGACCAGGAGTTGTGCCTGCTGGAGCAGGGCATCCTCTGCGCCGGCTCGGCCACGCGCTCAGGCTGCGGCGTGCGCTGCCCCAACAGCGGCATGCCCTGCCGGGGCTGCTACGGCCCGGCCCCCAACGTCAGCGACCAGGGAGCGAAACTGGTCAGCGCGCTGGCCTCGATCATCGACAGCCGCGACCCCGAGGAGATCGAGCGCATCCTGGACGGCGTGCCGGACATCATGGGCTACGCCTACCGCTTCGGCCTGCCCGGTTCGACCCTGCAGAGGAGCCACGCGCATGCCTAG
- a CDS encoding hydrogenase iron-sulfur subunit, protein MAFEPKIVGFLCNWCSYTGADLAGTSRVKYPPNVRAIRVMCSARVDPTFVVKAFREGADGVLICGCHPGDCHYSEGNYKTMRRVPLLKRLLADYGIEPERVRLEWVSASEGQRFAEVVGEITEAVRRLGPCRIKHNLETDLAER, encoded by the coding sequence ATGGCCTTTGAACCGAAGATCGTCGGTTTCCTCTGCAACTGGTGCTCCTACACGGGGGCCGATCTGGCGGGCACCAGCCGGGTGAAGTACCCGCCCAACGTGCGGGCCATCCGCGTGATGTGCTCGGCCCGCGTGGATCCAACCTTCGTGGTGAAGGCCTTTCGCGAGGGCGCCGACGGCGTGCTGATCTGCGGCTGCCACCCCGGCGACTGCCATTACAGCGAGGGCAACTACAAGACCATGCGCCGCGTCCCGCTGCTCAAGCGCCTGCTGGCGGACTACGGCATCGAGCCGGAGCGCGTGCGGTTGGAGTGGGTCAGCGCCAGCGAGGGCCAGCGTTTCGCGGAGGTGGTGGGCGAGATCACCGAGGCCGTGCGCCGGTTGGGACCCTGCCGGATCAAGCACAACCTCGAGACGGACCTGGCGGAGCGCTGA